The following are encoded together in the Nocardioides thalensis genome:
- a CDS encoding DoxX family protein produces the protein MDIALWIAAGLLALVALTGGFTKTFIPKEKLEHHEGAAWTRTASRAFVKTLGVLELLAAIGLILPAVTDVAPVMVPVTAVCWIALMVGAMITHGRLGQLKLVAVNLAYVALALFIAIGRFGPESFTA, from the coding sequence ATGGACATCGCACTCTGGATCGCTGCCGGACTTCTGGCGCTCGTCGCCCTCACCGGCGGGTTCACGAAGACCTTCATCCCCAAGGAGAAGCTCGAGCACCACGAAGGGGCGGCGTGGACCCGGACGGCCAGCCGCGCGTTCGTGAAGACCCTCGGCGTGCTCGAGCTGTTGGCGGCGATCGGACTGATCCTCCCGGCCGTGACCGACGTGGCGCCGGTCATGGTGCCCGTGACCGCGGTGTGCTGGATCGCGCTGATGGTGGGCGCGATGATCACGCACGGGCGCCTCGGCCAGCTCAAGCTGGTCGCGGTGAACCTGGCCTACGTCGCGCTGGCCCTCTTCATCGCGATCGGCCGGTTCGGGCCCGAGTCATTCACGGCCTGA
- a CDS encoding RNA polymerase sigma-70 factor: MNRAGEFEELRPLLYSLAYRLLSSVAEAEDVVQEAWLRYAAVPERPRSPKAYLSAVVTRMAIDVLRSARVRREQYVGDWLPEPLLTDPYEDPARSAELADSVSMAALLLLERLSPLERAVFVLRDVFAYDFSEVAAAVDRTEAACRQLLVRARRHMEAARPRFEADSRDHEELAARFFDALRCGDVDGLKDLLAADVQLVGDAGGKAPALARTIVGAEQVARLLASTFPRLDRVGARLDLCAVNGQPGALLRDREDRVAYALVLDVRDGEVQTIRSVGNPDKLGHLGPVADAWALQRDFHRSGRE, encoded by the coding sequence ATGAACCGCGCCGGGGAATTCGAGGAGCTCAGGCCTCTCCTGTACTCCTTGGCTTACCGGCTCCTCAGCAGCGTCGCCGAGGCCGAGGACGTGGTCCAGGAGGCGTGGCTGCGGTATGCCGCCGTGCCCGAGAGGCCGCGCTCGCCCAAGGCCTACCTGTCCGCAGTCGTGACGAGGATGGCGATCGACGTCCTGCGGTCGGCGCGCGTGAGGCGCGAGCAATACGTCGGCGACTGGCTGCCCGAGCCGTTGCTCACCGATCCCTACGAGGACCCGGCGCGGTCGGCGGAGCTCGCGGACTCGGTGTCGATGGCGGCGCTCCTCCTGCTCGAGCGGCTCTCGCCGCTCGAGCGGGCGGTGTTCGTCCTGCGCGACGTGTTCGCCTACGACTTCTCGGAGGTCGCCGCCGCGGTCGACAGGACCGAGGCCGCGTGCCGCCAGCTCCTGGTCCGGGCTCGTCGGCACATGGAGGCCGCTCGCCCGCGGTTCGAGGCGGACAGCCGCGATCACGAGGAGCTCGCGGCCCGGTTCTTCGACGCGCTGCGCTGCGGAGACGTCGACGGCCTCAAGGACCTGCTGGCGGCGGACGTGCAGCTCGTCGGCGACGCAGGTGGCAAGGCGCCTGCGCTGGCGCGGACGATCGTCGGCGCCGAGCAGGTCGCCCGCCTCCTCGCCTCCACGTTCCCGAGACTCGACCGGGTCGGTGCGCGTCTCGACCTGTGCGCCGTCAACGGCCAACCCGGCGCGCTGCTCCGCGACCGAGAGGACAGGGTCGCGTACGCGCTGGTCCTCGACGTGCGCGACGGCGAGGTGCAGACGATCAGGTCCGTCGGCAACCCCGACAAGCTCGGACACCTGGGCCCGGTGGCCGACGCGTGGGCGCTGCAGCGAGACTTCCACCGGTCAGGCCGTGAATGA
- a CDS encoding VOC family protein, with protein MSESNAPRQLRLIIEAADFDEAVRFYRDVLGMPEQPAFAGGGDDRVSILHAGIATIEIATTQHVRAIDEIEGAPHDPSSKMRIALEVADTRVAVQEAQAAGMELVSEPVETPFRSLNARIQGPAGWQVTFFQELETLEQRTQREGFATDDRRDDS; from the coding sequence ATGAGCGAATCGAACGCCCCCCGACAGCTGCGCCTGATCATCGAGGCCGCCGACTTCGACGAGGCGGTGCGGTTCTACCGCGACGTGCTCGGCATGCCGGAGCAGCCGGCGTTCGCCGGCGGAGGCGACGACCGGGTGTCCATCCTCCACGCAGGGATCGCGACGATCGAGATCGCGACGACCCAGCACGTCCGCGCCATCGACGAGATCGAAGGCGCCCCGCACGACCCCTCCTCGAAGATGCGCATCGCCCTCGAGGTCGCGGACACACGCGTCGCGGTGCAGGAGGCGCAGGCAGCCGGGATGGAGCTCGTGTCGGAGCCGGTCGAGACGCCCTTCCGGAGCCTCAACGCGCGGATCCAGGGCCCGGCGGGATGGCAGGTCACGTTCTTCCAGGAGCTCGAGACGCTGGAGCAGCGGACCCAACGCGAGGGGTTCGCCACCGACGACCGCCGCGACGACAGTTAG
- a CDS encoding purine-cytosine permease family protein has protein sequence MTTSSAPPHDTDAVPFDAHGIEPIPAESRDSTPAEQFWIWFGANLAPVNWVLGALGIVLGLSLLETILVVAIGNVVGCALFGLFNVIGHRTAVNQMVLGRAPFGRRGSIVPGLIQGLLTMGWVGVNTWVVLDLALGVLAELGIEGGTVLKYVVAAVIMLTQLGLALYGFYAIRTFEKYTVPATAVVMIVMTVVALSQVSIDWTTGQATTTADKVTAITQLVTAIGVGWGISWIPYSADYSRFVRRDATDKSVFWASAAGMYVPTVWLAVLGACLASAGNGGDPAELVIATFGVMAIPVLLLIMHGPVATNILNLYSCSLAALSVGVRAARWKVTLVAGVVASVVLVVFVSADSFAQAFDHWMLSILVWISPWAAVVLVDFFVVRRGRLDVADLYRDGADSPYGAVNKVGMISLALGIVAGWAWQYGLVPVMQGPLARLMNNTDLSWLSGGLVAGLLYLVLSRRQALARNALPAVVPEAVR, from the coding sequence ATGACCACTTCGTCAGCACCGCCGCACGACACCGACGCCGTCCCGTTCGACGCCCACGGCATCGAGCCCATCCCCGCCGAGTCGCGCGACTCGACGCCGGCCGAGCAGTTCTGGATCTGGTTCGGCGCCAACCTGGCGCCGGTCAACTGGGTCCTGGGCGCGCTGGGCATCGTCCTCGGGCTCAGCCTGCTCGAGACGATCCTCGTAGTGGCGATCGGCAACGTCGTCGGCTGCGCGCTCTTCGGCCTCTTCAACGTCATCGGCCACCGAACGGCGGTCAACCAGATGGTGCTCGGCCGCGCCCCGTTCGGGCGACGGGGCAGCATCGTGCCCGGCCTCATCCAGGGCCTGCTCACGATGGGCTGGGTCGGCGTCAACACCTGGGTCGTCCTCGACCTGGCCCTGGGCGTCCTCGCGGAGCTCGGCATCGAGGGCGGCACGGTCCTGAAGTACGTCGTCGCCGCCGTCATCATGCTCACCCAGCTGGGCCTCGCGCTCTACGGGTTCTACGCCATCCGGACGTTCGAGAAGTACACCGTGCCCGCCACGGCGGTCGTCATGATCGTGATGACCGTGGTCGCCCTCTCGCAGGTGAGCATCGACTGGACCACCGGGCAGGCCACCACGACCGCCGACAAGGTCACCGCCATCACCCAGCTGGTCACGGCCATCGGCGTCGGCTGGGGCATCTCGTGGATCCCCTACTCGGCGGACTACAGCCGGTTCGTGCGCCGCGACGCCACGGACAAGTCGGTGTTCTGGGCCTCGGCCGCCGGCATGTACGTCCCGACCGTGTGGCTGGCGGTGCTCGGAGCCTGCCTGGCCAGCGCGGGCAACGGCGGCGACCCGGCCGAGCTGGTGATCGCGACGTTCGGCGTCATGGCCATCCCGGTCCTGCTCCTGATCATGCACGGGCCGGTGGCCACCAACATCCTCAACCTCTACTCCTGCTCGCTGGCGGCCCTCTCGGTCGGCGTCCGTGCCGCACGCTGGAAGGTCACCCTCGTCGCCGGCGTCGTGGCGTCCGTCGTGCTCGTCGTCTTCGTCAGCGCCGACAGCTTCGCCCAGGCCTTCGACCACTGGATGCTGTCGATCCTGGTCTGGATCAGCCCGTGGGCCGCAGTCGTGCTGGTCGACTTCTTCGTGGTCCGCCGCGGGCGCCTCGACGTCGCGGACCTCTACCGTGACGGCGCGGACTCGCCGTACGGCGCGGTGAACAAGGTCGGGATGATCAGCCTCGCGCTCGGCATCGTCGCCGGCTGGGCGTGGCAGTACGGCCTGGTCCCGGTCATGCAGGGCCCGCTCGCCCGACTCATGAACAACACGGACCTGTCGTGGCTCTCGGGCGGTCTCGTCGCCGGGCTCCTCTACCTGGTCCTGTCGCGCCGGCAGGCGCTCGCCCGCAACGCGCTCCCGGCCGTCGTGCCCGAGGCGGTTCGATAG
- a CDS encoding polysaccharide deacetylase family protein gives MDVDSDAWRRGAAAVATLTFDVDAETPVLASSGRYARHLTTMSHQAYGPDVGVPRILDLLDRLEVPATFFLPGWVAERRPHLAASIVDRGHEVAHHSYSHRSATEMTPDAQRQDFERGLAVFEEQGIDVVGHRAALWHTTTTTMELLAEHRMAYDSSMMGDDRPYLLQLDGASVVELPVHWSLDDWEQYAFLPEPHVGSIIEAPSKVFDMWRDELDAMTEHGCLFNLCLHPFLSARPGRLAVVRRLVEWARERGDITFERCRDVAARVAEVGGVREVRVGETEIDPETYPD, from the coding sequence ATGGACGTGGACAGCGACGCGTGGCGCAGGGGAGCGGCGGCGGTGGCGACACTGACGTTCGACGTCGACGCCGAGACCCCCGTCCTCGCGTCGAGTGGCCGCTACGCGCGTCACCTCACGACGATGTCGCACCAGGCCTACGGCCCCGACGTCGGCGTACCTCGGATCCTCGACCTGCTCGACCGGCTCGAGGTTCCGGCGACGTTCTTCCTGCCCGGCTGGGTCGCGGAGCGGCGCCCGCACCTGGCGGCGAGCATCGTCGACCGCGGCCACGAGGTCGCCCACCACTCCTACAGCCACCGGTCCGCGACGGAGATGACGCCGGACGCGCAGCGGCAGGACTTCGAGCGCGGGCTCGCCGTCTTCGAGGAGCAGGGGATCGACGTGGTCGGCCACCGCGCCGCCCTCTGGCACACCACCACCACCACGATGGAGCTGCTCGCCGAGCACCGGATGGCCTACGACTCCTCGATGATGGGCGACGACCGGCCCTACCTCCTCCAGCTCGACGGCGCCTCCGTCGTCGAGCTGCCCGTGCACTGGTCACTCGACGACTGGGAGCAGTACGCCTTCCTGCCGGAGCCGCACGTGGGCAGCATCATCGAGGCGCCGTCGAAGGTCTTCGACATGTGGCGCGACGAGCTCGACGCGATGACCGAGCACGGCTGCCTGTTCAACCTGTGCCTCCACCCGTTTCTCTCCGCGCGCCCCGGTCGCCTCGCGGTCGTCCGGCGCCTGGTCGAGTGGGCACGCGAACGCGGCGACATCACGTTCGAGCGGTGCAGGGACGTCGCCGCTCGGGTCGCCGAAGTCGGCGGCGTGCGCGAGGTGCGGGTCGGCGAGACCGAGATCGACCCCGAGACCTATCCGGACTAG
- a CDS encoding tRNA-dihydrouridine synthase — protein MSEAPDRHPALQPRSLGPLDLANRLVVAPMTRVSATPEGVPTSLMADYYAEFASGGFGLVITEGIYPDAAYSQGYLNQPGLVTDEHVAGWRAVTDRVHGEGARIVAQLMHAGALSQGNPHRAETLAPSAVKPLGTMMPAYGGSGPWPVPREADRDDIAEVVDGFVAAARNAVAAGFDGVEVHAANGYLLDQFVTEYTNLRTDEYGGSTANRIRLAAEVVERIAAEVPDGFVVGVRVSQTKVNDVVYRWSGGAEDVVEIAQALAKAGADYIHVASEGRSWFETAQLADGSTVTGLAREVSGLPVIANGGMHDREQAARVLGEGHADLLAIGHVALANPDLPRRLAAGDELAEFDPAMLRPDVTIASSIRWRQAG, from the coding sequence ATGTCCGAAGCTCCTGACCGTCACCCTGCCCTCCAGCCCCGCTCTCTGGGTCCGCTGGATCTCGCGAACCGGCTGGTGGTCGCGCCGATGACCCGGGTCTCGGCGACGCCCGAGGGCGTGCCCACCTCCCTGATGGCCGACTACTACGCGGAGTTCGCGTCCGGTGGCTTTGGGCTCGTCATCACCGAGGGCATCTATCCCGACGCCGCCTACAGCCAGGGATACCTCAACCAGCCCGGCCTGGTCACCGACGAGCACGTCGCCGGGTGGCGAGCCGTCACCGATCGCGTCCACGGCGAGGGCGCCCGCATCGTCGCGCAGCTCATGCACGCCGGCGCCCTCTCCCAGGGAAACCCGCACCGCGCGGAGACCCTCGCACCGTCGGCCGTGAAGCCACTCGGCACGATGATGCCGGCGTACGGCGGCAGCGGGCCGTGGCCGGTGCCGCGAGAGGCCGACCGCGACGACATCGCCGAGGTCGTCGACGGCTTCGTCGCTGCGGCGCGCAACGCCGTGGCCGCCGGCTTCGACGGCGTCGAGGTGCACGCGGCCAACGGCTACCTGCTCGACCAGTTCGTCACCGAGTACACCAACCTCCGCACCGACGAGTACGGCGGATCGACGGCCAACCGGATCCGGCTGGCAGCGGAGGTCGTCGAGCGGATCGCGGCCGAGGTGCCCGACGGCTTCGTCGTCGGCGTGCGCGTGTCGCAGACGAAGGTCAACGACGTCGTCTACCGCTGGTCCGGCGGGGCCGAGGACGTCGTGGAGATCGCCCAGGCGCTCGCGAAGGCCGGCGCCGACTACATCCACGTCGCCAGCGAGGGTCGCTCCTGGTTCGAGACCGCACAGCTCGCCGACGGCTCGACGGTCACCGGGCTGGCCCGCGAGGTGTCCGGCCTGCCGGTGATCGCCAACGGCGGCATGCACGACCGTGAGCAGGCGGCGCGCGTGCTCGGCGAGGGACACGCCGACCTGCTCGCGATCGGCCACGTCGCGCTCGCGAACCCCGACCTGCCCCGACGGCTGGCGGCCGGGGACGAGCTGGCCGAGTTCGACCCGGCGATGCTGCGGCCCGATGTCACAATCGCGTCGAGCATCCGGTGGCGACAGGCGGGGTGA
- a CDS encoding amidase family protein has product MIASLVARFARGEDTPAGVVEGVLDGYREEDRFFTHLASDHARELAATSTARWRSGNPAGGLEGLPIAVKDCIDVAGMPTTNGSVVDASPTAASRDADVVRALRARGAIPVGKTNLSELAFSGVGTNPHHGTPVNPRSTHTPLVTGGSSSGSAAAVASGQVPLALGTDTSGSVRVPAAFCGVVGYKASERRFRRDGVRTLSPTLDTLGLLAPTAADLAFVIAALDGGRVAPDAGSGGPVRLVVPEGDEVVADADPQVADWFDRAVRELTELDRVRIERRPLPVLSEAQALMDGFGTIVAAEAFARYGRLLEGPAAALLDPAVVRRLRGASAVRETVGPVRSRMGELRERVRVELAGALLLCPTVRHAPPPIAEVTASDEAFDRWNARILRTTVLLSYLGMPGVSVPRGTGRQLGLGLLVSAPVGHDHAAVRAAQLLDDVRELSEAPPREQIGSPAHVRSS; this is encoded by the coding sequence GTGATCGCGAGCCTCGTGGCGCGCTTCGCTCGCGGGGAGGACACGCCCGCGGGCGTCGTCGAGGGCGTTCTCGACGGCTACCGCGAGGAGGACCGCTTCTTCACCCACCTCGCGTCCGACCACGCTCGCGAGCTCGCCGCGACGTCCACCGCGCGCTGGCGGTCGGGCAATCCCGCGGGCGGCCTGGAGGGGCTGCCGATCGCGGTCAAGGACTGCATCGACGTCGCCGGCATGCCCACCACCAACGGCTCGGTCGTGGACGCGTCGCCCACGGCGGCGAGCCGCGACGCCGACGTCGTCCGGGCACTCCGCGCCCGGGGTGCGATCCCCGTCGGCAAGACCAACCTCAGCGAGCTCGCGTTCTCGGGCGTGGGCACGAACCCGCACCACGGCACGCCGGTGAACCCGCGCTCGACCCACACACCGCTCGTCACCGGCGGCTCGTCGTCCGGCTCGGCCGCCGCCGTGGCGTCCGGCCAGGTGCCGCTCGCGCTGGGCACCGACACCTCCGGCTCGGTGCGGGTCCCGGCGGCGTTCTGCGGCGTGGTCGGCTACAAGGCGTCGGAGCGCCGCTTCCGCCGGGACGGCGTACGGACGCTCTCGCCGACGCTCGACACCCTCGGCCTCCTCGCCCCGACGGCGGCCGACCTCGCCTTCGTGATCGCCGCACTGGACGGCGGACGCGTGGCACCCGATGCCGGGTCGGGCGGCCCGGTGCGTCTGGTCGTGCCGGAGGGCGACGAGGTCGTGGCGGACGCGGACCCGCAGGTGGCCGACTGGTTCGACCGGGCGGTGCGGGAGCTGACCGAGCTCGACCGCGTCCGGATCGAGCGGCGGCCGCTCCCCGTGCTGTCCGAGGCGCAGGCGCTGATGGACGGTTTCGGCACCATCGTCGCCGCCGAGGCGTTCGCCCGCTACGGCCGGCTCCTCGAGGGGCCCGCCGCAGCCCTCCTCGACCCAGCGGTCGTACGTCGGCTCCGGGGCGCGTCTGCCGTCCGCGAGACCGTCGGTCCCGTGCGGTCGCGGATGGGCGAGCTGCGCGAGCGGGTCCGCGTCGAGCTCGCCGGCGCTCTCCTGCTGTGCCCGACCGTCCGCCACGCCCCGCCCCCGATCGCCGAGGTCACGGCGTCGGACGAGGCCTTCGACCGGTGGAACGCCCGCATCCTGCGCACGACGGTGCTGCTCAGCTATCTCGGCATGCCTGGCGTCAGCGTCCCGCGCGGGACCGGCCGCCAGCTCGGCCTCGGTCTCCTCGTCTCCGCCCCTGTCGGCCACGATCACGCGGCCGTCCGGGCGGCCCAGCTGCTCGACGACGTTCGCGAGCTGTCCGAAGCACCTCCGAGAGAACAGATAGGAAGTCCCGCCCATGTCCGAAGCTCCTGA
- a CDS encoding DUF1989 domain-containing protein: MTVVTLAARTGRSVRLDAGGAVTIVNLFGQQVVDTWAIDVADPSIVLSMAHTRMANGRLAVGAGDTLVGSDREPMLVVESDTTGGRHDTLIPACDAARYRQLGASGHHASCAANFTETVRALALPLPSQVPQPLNLFMNVPVGPDGTLGIEPPVSRPGDRVTLRAVRPLVLVLSACPQDLAPTNGSHHEPRDVELHLLPALDEALP, encoded by the coding sequence TTGACCGTCGTCACCCTCGCCGCGCGCACCGGCCGGTCGGTCCGGCTCGATGCGGGCGGCGCCGTCACCATCGTCAACCTGTTCGGCCAGCAGGTGGTCGACACCTGGGCGATCGACGTCGCCGATCCATCGATCGTGCTGTCGATGGCCCACACGCGGATGGCCAACGGGAGGCTGGCGGTCGGTGCGGGGGACACCCTGGTCGGCTCGGACCGCGAGCCGATGCTCGTCGTGGAGTCGGACACGACCGGTGGCCGCCACGACACCCTGATCCCCGCCTGCGACGCCGCGCGGTACCGCCAGCTCGGCGCGTCCGGCCACCACGCCAGCTGCGCCGCCAACTTCACCGAGACGGTGCGCGCGCTCGCGCTCCCGCTGCCCAGCCAGGTGCCCCAGCCGCTCAACCTGTTCATGAACGTCCCGGTCGGCCCCGACGGGACGCTCGGCATCGAGCCGCCGGTGAGCCGCCCGGGCGATCGCGTCACGCTCCGCGCCGTACGGCCGCTCGTGCTGGTCCTCTCGGCGTGCCCCCAGGACCTCGCCCCCACCAACGGGTCGCACCACGAGCCCCGCGACGTCGAGCTGCACCTGCTGCCGGCGCTCGACGAGGCGTTGCCGTGA
- a CDS encoding PucR family transcriptional regulator, which yields MLSLRRLLEQPELELTLLVPGEGDGVDRELLWLHNTELADPAPYVRPGELVLTNGVWLDEAEPAAFVDAVRGADAAGIVFGLRRETPATPPALIAACRRVGLPLAEISIEVPFTAVTRAAATLLAESRLSELSGTVRRTGALASAISRGAGAAGILQVVRREHDLPMVVVDRTGRQLAAAGADLSPAQLRDATRALTRHPPPLEVDLDGQTSSVFLVAAVGDVEAALFCLRAYGELRPDEVTALEQAGTYLSLEVAKQQAVHAIEQRFAAEVLDMVQAGPSREADVAERLRAFGVDPTGPVAVLAVAGPTAAPGRLSHDADTVADLLLDQGLAALVVGGSLETIAFVAWPQAGGLSLRAIAEELQRGVHRSRGDGRVLVAVGGVSPTSAGLGVILTQARETCRAMQAQPDGPVVQEFRDLDSHRLLLGMLDRDALARFSRGVLGELRRNDRGGDLEATLRAFLELDGHYAATAERLHIHVNTLRNRLARLAELTRRDVRTTAGRVDLFLALEADSFG from the coding sequence ATGCTGTCCCTGCGCCGCCTGCTCGAGCAGCCGGAGCTCGAGCTCACGCTGCTCGTGCCCGGGGAGGGTGACGGCGTCGACCGCGAGCTCCTCTGGCTGCACAACACCGAGCTGGCCGATCCCGCGCCGTACGTCCGTCCCGGCGAGCTCGTCCTCACCAACGGCGTCTGGCTCGACGAGGCCGAGCCGGCGGCCTTCGTCGACGCGGTGCGCGGCGCGGACGCCGCTGGCATCGTCTTCGGGCTGCGCAGGGAGACTCCGGCCACCCCGCCCGCGCTGATCGCGGCGTGCCGGCGCGTGGGCCTACCGCTCGCCGAGATCTCCATCGAGGTTCCCTTCACGGCCGTCACCCGCGCAGCGGCGACCCTGCTCGCCGAGTCACGGCTGAGCGAGCTCTCCGGCACGGTGCGGCGGACCGGCGCCCTCGCTTCGGCGATCTCCCGCGGCGCCGGTGCCGCCGGGATCCTCCAGGTCGTACGGCGCGAGCACGACCTGCCGATGGTCGTCGTCGACCGGACCGGCCGCCAGCTGGCCGCCGCCGGTGCCGACCTCTCGCCGGCGCAGCTGAGGGATGCGACCCGTGCCCTCACCCGCCACCCACCTCCGCTGGAGGTCGACCTCGACGGCCAGACGTCCTCCGTCTTCCTCGTCGCGGCGGTCGGGGACGTCGAGGCCGCCCTCTTCTGCCTGCGCGCGTACGGCGAGCTGCGGCCCGACGAGGTGACCGCCCTCGAGCAGGCCGGCACCTACCTCAGCCTCGAGGTCGCCAAGCAGCAGGCCGTGCACGCGATCGAGCAGCGCTTCGCCGCCGAGGTGCTCGACATGGTGCAGGCCGGCCCGAGCCGCGAGGCTGACGTCGCCGAGCGGCTGCGCGCGTTCGGGGTCGACCCGACCGGGCCGGTCGCGGTGCTGGCGGTCGCCGGGCCGACGGCTGCTCCGGGCCGGTTGTCGCACGACGCGGACACGGTCGCGGACCTCCTGCTCGACCAGGGCCTCGCCGCGCTGGTCGTCGGCGGCTCGTTGGAGACGATCGCGTTCGTGGCGTGGCCGCAGGCCGGTGGGCTGTCGCTGCGCGCGATCGCGGAGGAGCTCCAGCGCGGGGTCCACCGGTCCCGTGGCGACGGCCGCGTCCTCGTCGCGGTCGGCGGGGTCAGCCCCACGTCGGCAGGGCTGGGCGTGATCCTCACCCAAGCGCGGGAGACGTGCCGCGCGATGCAGGCGCAGCCGGACGGGCCCGTCGTCCAGGAGTTCCGCGACCTCGACAGCCACCGGCTGCTGCTGGGCATGCTCGACCGCGACGCGCTCGCCCGCTTCTCACGCGGCGTCCTGGGCGAGCTCCGCCGCAACGACCGCGGCGGGGACCTCGAGGCCACGCTGCGGGCGTTCCTCGAGCTCGACGGCCACTACGCCGCCACCGCCGAGCGCCTGCACATCCACGTCAACACCCTGCGCAACCGGCTCGCCCGGCTCGCCGAGCTGACCCGCCGCGACGTACGCACGACCGCCGGCCGGGTCGACCTCTTCCTGGCGCTCGAGGCCGACTCGTTCGGGTGA
- a CDS encoding formate--tetrahydrofolate ligase, translating into MLSDIEIANAAELLPITQVAQEELGIDPVHLVPYGHHKAKVDLGYLHSLDSRPLGRLILMTAMSPTPAGEGKTTTTVGLADALRGLGLRSMACLREPSMGPVFGMKGGAAGGGWAQVVPMTDINLHFTGDFAAIAAANNLLAALIDNHVQHGNALGIDVRSVDWKRVLDLNDRALRDVVVGLGGVPNGYPREEGFDIVVASELMAIFCLTESWADLKRRIGDIVVGYTRDKRPVTARELGADGAMAVLLRDALAPNLVQTLEHTPAFVHGGPFANIAHGCSSVVATRAALRLAEYVVTEAGFGADLGAEKFVDIKCRKSGLRPDAAVVVATVRALKYHGGVDVPDLGREDLGAVERGMENLARHLRNVREVYGIPCVVALNRFPTDTDAEVARVVELVDDLGVRAYPATHFADGGAGATDLAKGLLDLLETDGPERFAFTYPDALPLREKAETIAHRLYGATSVTWDGKAGRRIDRLQAEGYGDLPVCIAKTQYSFSTDATLRGAPTGHDLHVREVRLSAGAGFVVLVCGDVMTMPGLPVTPAASRIDLLDDGTIVGLS; encoded by the coding sequence ATGCTGTCCGACATCGAGATCGCGAATGCCGCCGAGCTGCTTCCGATCACCCAGGTCGCCCAGGAGGAGCTGGGGATCGACCCGGTCCACCTGGTGCCCTACGGCCACCACAAGGCGAAGGTCGACCTGGGCTACCTGCACTCGCTCGACAGCCGGCCGCTCGGCAGGCTGATCCTGATGACGGCGATGTCGCCGACCCCGGCGGGTGAGGGAAAGACGACCACGACCGTCGGGCTGGCCGACGCGCTGCGCGGACTCGGGCTCCGCTCGATGGCGTGCCTGCGCGAGCCGTCGATGGGACCAGTCTTCGGCATGAAGGGCGGCGCTGCGGGCGGCGGCTGGGCGCAGGTCGTGCCGATGACCGACATCAACCTCCACTTCACGGGGGACTTCGCCGCCATCGCGGCCGCCAACAACCTGCTGGCAGCGCTGATCGACAATCACGTCCAGCACGGCAACGCCCTCGGGATCGACGTCAGGTCGGTGGACTGGAAGCGGGTGCTGGACCTCAACGACCGGGCGCTGCGTGACGTCGTGGTCGGCCTCGGCGGCGTGCCGAACGGCTATCCCCGCGAGGAGGGCTTCGACATCGTCGTGGCGTCGGAGCTGATGGCGATCTTCTGCCTGACCGAGTCCTGGGCCGACCTCAAGCGCCGGATCGGCGACATCGTCGTCGGCTACACACGGGACAAGCGGCCGGTGACGGCGCGCGAGCTCGGCGCCGACGGCGCGATGGCGGTGCTGCTGCGCGACGCATTGGCGCCCAACCTGGTGCAGACGCTCGAGCACACGCCCGCGTTCGTGCACGGCGGGCCGTTCGCCAACATCGCGCACGGCTGCAGCTCCGTCGTCGCCACTCGCGCGGCGCTGCGGCTCGCCGAGTACGTCGTGACCGAGGCCGGCTTCGGCGCCGACCTGGGCGCGGAGAAGTTCGTCGACATCAAGTGCCGCAAGTCCGGGCTCCGGCCCGACGCGGCGGTCGTGGTCGCCACGGTCCGCGCCCTGAAGTACCACGGCGGCGTCGACGTACCCGATCTCGGCCGGGAGGACCTGGGTGCCGTGGAGCGGGGCATGGAGAACCTCGCACGGCACCTGCGCAACGTGCGCGAGGTCTACGGGATCCCCTGCGTGGTCGCGCTCAACCGCTTCCCGACCGACACCGACGCCGAGGTCGCGCGGGTCGTCGAGCTGGTCGACGACCTGGGCGTCCGCGCCTACCCGGCGACGCACTTCGCGGACGGCGGTGCCGGCGCCACCGACCTCGCCAAGGGCCTGCTGGACCTGCTCGAGACCGACGGGCCGGAGCGGTTCGCGTTCACCTATCCCGACGCGCTGCCGCTCCGGGAGAAGGCGGAGACCATCGCCCACCGGCTGTATGGCGCCACGTCCGTGACGTGGGACGGCAAGGCCGGGCGCCGGATCGACCGCCTCCAGGCCGAGGGGTACGGCGACCTGCCGGTGTGCATCGCGAAGACCCAGTACTCGTTCTCCACCGACGCGACGCTCCGGGGCGCGCCCACCGGGCACGACCTGCACGTGCGCGAGGTGCGGCTCTCGGCGGGCGCCGGCTTCGTCGTCCTCGTCTGCGGCGACGTGATGACGATGCCCGGTCTGCCGGTGACGCCGGCGGCGTCGCGGATCGACCTGCTCGACGACGGGACGATCGTCGGCCTGTCCTGA